The Cryptomeria japonica chromosome 6, Sugi_1.0, whole genome shotgun sequence genomic interval GTTCAATGGTGGTTatgtttttgccatcaaggacaaagggggagtttgttgacttttctattttgtccttgatgacaaggcATATTCGATGATAGCATTCGGGTTTCTTATTTACCACGTCATGTTAATCACTATAGTCTTTAACTCATGTTTGCATTATGGTTGAGCTTGCCTTGAGTCAGTTTACTCACGTGGATGGCATTATGAGTTACTTCCAGATGTCAAAAAGAAATATATTATGTTTTGGGATATTTCGAAAGGACCAGTTCGTTGAAGCCAGTGTTGTTTTACCACTCTCAGCTGCACTTTCTCTGTGATTTGAAACAGGGAGAATGTTTTTGTAGATATTGGGTTTCTTCTATTTCTTGCTCCCATTCTTTCTCTGGGCATTGATGGGCTTCCTAAACAAAAATGCATACTGCTTCGGTAAGATCTCTGATCATACTCGTTGCTGGTAATCTTACCGCTCATTTACTCACAGGTATGCACAGtaaattttttttaagaaatatgATGAATGTCAAAAGGAAATATGAGGCAAGTGTTTTTCTTCTTTGGTTTAGTTGCAGATAACTATTTGTTCTTCCCTTATCTTCCGGCATTGTAAAGTTTAGTAactgttttttattgttttaaacaaTTTATCAAATCGTTAAGGGTTTGTTATAGTTTCAAAGGTAGTTAGTGAAATTATGTTGAAGATTCTTGTTAACCCTTTATGGGTTTGTTACTATGATTATATCAAGGGTTTTTATAGGATTTTTCAGAAATCATTTTCGAGATTTATTAAACCAGTTTTAACGACTGTTCAGTTGGTTACCCTATACGAGGGTTTCATTAGAAGATCTTATTAGTTGGACAAGCGTTATTGAGAAgtggatatttaattaaaaaaaaaaccctacATGGGTTGTGGTCtgttaaataaaatcaaaatcagTTTTTGGGTAACTGTCTGATTCTGTTAATGTTTCGAGTACATTTAAATGTATGTGTCTCTTTCAAAAGTTAgggatatatatatgtaaatgtaggaGAAGCCATAGGGCATTGTTTTTGagggaaagaaaataaaagttgtATTATATATTTTGAGATCTCTGTTGTTGGCGAACTCACTGAATATCATACTTTTGTGTTGTAATAAAGGTTCATGATACAAAAATTTCAGAATAGATCAAAAATATGTCATCATGAATCCACTCAGAAACTATTGAAAAGCGTAGGGGTTGAAGCTCCTTGCAACAGGGCTGCTAAATTGGATGTATTGGTTGGTggttaaaattaataaaatgattGGAGTGTTTTTTCCCTATAATGAAATGTAGTTGGATTTCGAGGGTTTTCACTCAGCACAAAAACTgtgtcattgtgttggtttctcaaTTATGTTTAGTTCTCTGATACACTAATTTCATGTTTCCTTAAGTTCCTTTCACAGTCACATGTTGATGCAAGCTTTTCAAATGGACTATTAGTTTTTAGTTTTTGTGGCCATCTTAGAACTGTTCTTTTAAGTTTAATGATTTAGTgtactctgattcaccccctccccctcttagagTACTCGTTACTTCCAAAAAAATTGCCCTATTCTTCAACCTTTTCTATATAAATAAGGTATCATATGTACATTTTATTGTATTGCATACTTTGTATATGCACATCATTGACCATATTGatatgatatattttgcatcaattatcaaaaaaaaaaaaatgtttcttttctttcttgtaGAAGGTTAGTTTGGTTTTTGTTGGTGATATTAGGATCTTCAGTCCTTGAGTGAGTCTATCTATTATTATTGATAGATGCTTGTCTCTGAGTGCAATACAGAATTCATTATATATACTGTTAGAgatatcttttattagctaataattatttatttaattattagtctattatactctatgcttaagctaaacttaggaatcttataattctttagggttttcacctttagggttttgagtattttcataacaactataattattgaattgcattcttgttgcacaatcaatatgactcctattTTCTAGATCTGGGTTTTTTTCTTTTAGttgtaacttggtcatacagaggcgctttttcaaaaaccttaaatCGTCGGAAATCTCTTTTTGatctctatccaaatatgaaggtttgaaattttgatttttcttttttaatggTTTTTTCCGTTGTCAAAGtcagaggttcctttttgcactctgaGAGACATaacttgtccctctccctttttagcattatggggagatttgtcctgttggttctaatacttccttggtttgattgatgagttcttcaggctttggtgtttcatgccatttatatctttgagttcagttgtttgcatttgtttgctatctgattcaagtagtgtcatttgagggcattcatgaagattacaatcttctctacctagtcatgttgtATTTCGGTGGAGCTTCTTCAGATTAgtagttactcttcgatagtgtttgtagctatttcatgtttgagtggtgttcttcatgctttttttgttcctatcttctggaacactcttgtttggaggcttcttagtccttcacttgagctttcatctcttcttggagaggagttttgttcccacagggttttctcatttttctccactttatagatATTTTATTGTACCTGGGTACCTCATCAGGCGTATTTGCCAAGACCCATTGttgcttttttgcattttttacatgctttttgagTCCttggttgttttttagctactccctaagttcatcttaaggaggTGTGTTAGAGTTATTtcttattagctaataattatttatttaattattggtctattatactctatgcttaagcaaACTTgggaatcttataattttttaggattttttcccttagggttttgagtatcctattataaggattctctctctgtattttcataacaattgtaattaatgagttacattcttgttgcacaatcaatataactcctcttttttggatctttgaattctggcctccataccttttttgcttctctccttctgtgacaggtttgcatgcaggtagGTGATCTTtgagagctgtagagttgatttttcctcaactccaatatataCAAATATTATTTGTGTTACCCTATCATGTAAAGATGTTGGTTGGGATTTGATAGACTAGCATTGAATTCCACATATTTGTCTATGCTCTGCATTCTTATGAACCTAAGATTCAATATCACCTTGTACTACACGTATTAGGGTTCCAACTAAACCCATAGTTATTTATTCTTATTTTATAACTAAGTTTATCTTGTAACATCAAGAAATGGTGAATAATAGACTTTCATGATAGTTATTTATAGCTAATTTAAGAAAATTAATTCCTATAGTAAACATTTTACATAATCTTATAACCTTTGACAAATGATAGAACTATAAATCTTTTCCTTCTTGTTATATTCCTACTTGATACATTATCTCTTTTAAGAATAATTTTTtacttctttatttatttattttcttgaaaCATAAATTCTATTTTTCATTTATAATCAATAGACTTAAATTATGCATCTAAAACTTGTATAATATCCCTTTCCCTAATATATTATTTATCTTTCGTATAGTTATACCTACTAAAATATTTTATCCAAATCTTAACTATTACCATTATAAGAATCTTTTCAGAGATTGTGAAAATATACACCTGCTAAAAATGTGGTTTATTCAACCATCAAAGACTAAATATTCTCATTTTTATAGTGTTCATTGAATTTGTACAAACTTCAAAATATTCTACGCGTGTACACCTTTGTTCATAATTATTAAAGAGAATTGTAAATACCATACAATGTATCTGCCACAAAAGATTTGTCGACGTAGTAAACATTCTCCTCCCACGTTGACTTAAATGCTAATATGGTGGTGATAAGACCTCACGTCCCCTTCTTCGCGTTAACTTCGCGTTCCCCTCCCTCCACCGACCAGTCAAACTAAGTCTATTTAATGTACATTCACTTCAAGTATTTTGCAATTAGGTTTTCTTAAACTCGGATTCTTATCACTATACAAAAACTATCTGGAAGACTCAAGATTTTACTGTCATGGATGCTCAATCTCTTAGTGTGATGCGGTGTAAGAGGATATTATACAACGTCCCAGGCTGTAACTGTATTCGCAGTAAGAAGAATGAAAGAAAGTTGGCTGTTAAAGCTTGCTTCTCTCATGCCTCAGGTAGTATCGTGACTGAATATTCGCTATACCTTTGTTACAGTTCCATTGTACTATTTGGTCATTTCTAAGGTCTAACATCAATATTTATATCTGACTGTCAAATCCATTAAGTTTTTCTCATGTAAGGCCTATCTTGCAGGACGGATGGATTTTGGAGATGAAGATATGATAGTTTTGAGATGTCGGATTCATAAGTTAAGAAGGGAGGAAATAAATTATATTCTTCCCCAACATTGGATGCGATGGGAGAAAAACTGGTATCCCACATATCATTCAGATGTTTGCTCATTCCTTTTACGGTTGCAGAACATTCTACTTAACAGCAGGCCTGGTGTTGCCATTGGAATTTTGGGTTTAATCTCGTTTAGCGTTCCGGTCTCAGTCTTGCTGCTTCTTATTCAAACCTTATTTAATTTGAAGGTTTAAGTATTAGATTGAACAGTGAGTTGTGATTTCAACACTAATAAAAATACAATTGAAAGCATTCTGGAAAATGCTTTCCAATAAGATGTATGCCCTACCAGGACCATCAAACCAACTTCAAAAGTCTTTTGGACTTGTGATTGTTTGTCTGCATCTATTTTTACTGAGGCGTACTTCCTCACAATTACTAATAATCACAATTTGTTGAATATAGTtagttttttaaagaaatttaagtaTGATTCCATCTTCTATAAGATGACACCAAAATAGTTGTAGGTATTGTTTTTCAGTAATAATAACTAATATACAAGCTACAAGTTTGGGAATAGAATCTCTATGAAATAGAAAGAGATTTTATAGTTGATATTTTGAACTCAATGTCATATGGAGAGAATTTATATGCAAGTTTGTGTATAATTAAATGGATATTAAGATTATGTTAAAGAAATCTACAGTTTAAGTGTCTATAAGAATACACAAACTAAATATAATCTATGGTGTGAAGGTTATCTCTAATTAGCCAAATCTCAATGGTACAAAACTATTTAGGATAAATTCTTTAAACTTAGTATGTTGTAATCAcccttaataaaattatattatcattCCACCTTAATGTTAAGAGGGTTCATCACATGTCAATTTCTAAAACTAGAAAAGTAGGTACTTTTTTACAATGATAAATTGAGACATAGAAATACATCATAAACAAGAACATGTATTTCAAACTACATGAAAGTTATCTTCTCATAATTTATAATCTTAATGATTGATGAAAATAGACTAATCTTTGAGTAATTTTAATTTATGAACCTTCCAAACCTATCTCCAGGGTTCTTGGAAGCTATATAAGTAAATTGGGGGTGCAAGAAAGGGTTTGTTTAAAAAATGGATTTTGATAAAATCATGGTTTTATAGGTTGGAAGAGGATGATTATACATGATGAAAATGAGTTTTATAACCTCTAAGAAAGCTTAGGGTTTTGTTATGGATACAGTCTTTACAAGCATAGTTAAAGGGGTGTGCATTCATATTGAATAGGTGGGTAGCATGCCTAGATGTTAAAACTTATTCTTAAAAACCAAATAAGAATGACAAAGTTAAAATAAGGGACTAATATTTTAAAGGAAAAAATCTAGTTATGAAGGTTTAGGCTAAGACAATTTCTTTTTACACTCAGTGCCCTATGATGAATCAAATTAGCTAGAGGACATAGGTTTTggattgaagaatgaagtttgGTCTATTAGAATTTTGGTTGGATCGATGATTAATGGATACTTATAATAACTAAAAAATACAGTAAAAGTCATCTAAATAAAATGACACCTTATTTAAAGCATTATTAAATTAGGATCAAGCTAATAAGAATTGATGTGGTATGATTATCTTAGAATGATAAAAATCTTATAATGATGGGATCCAAGAGAGAAATCACTTGAGAAATTATAAatcaatgtaatattttttttctcTTGTTAGAATGGAAAACATTGATGAATTGTGGTAAAAATGATTTTCCTATTAAGATAATtaattttccacaatccataattttggtatgtggcgactgatcatgcTAGTATTGTACACTtgtaaaaaaaatcatcattttttattgAAAAATCGACATTGAAAAAACCCCTAAAAAGAtcgactttgtatgttgccctaacaaaattgcatgttataagcatCTGGATTCTAGAATGAAaagggcattgtaatggtgttgtattgtTGTACTGTATAATAAGCAAATATTAGATAGTGATGTTCTGTGGaggtagcccatcttgggtgaaccacgataaatctttgtgttattttgtgttgtgtattttttcttcatctttgtgtatttgaatttgcatataattgttaatttgtatttgcttcggatctaccaAAACTCTAAAACATAATAGTCATTGTTCTTGTTTCTAGATTAGATTATGTATGTTTATTTCCATCCTATGTCAAAATGATTTAAAGTTTGGGCCTAATTATAGATTTGATTATAAAATTTGAGTAAATGATCACTAATGTAATAGTATTATATTGAATAAGATTCAATCAAAAGTATTTATTAGGATTGCTACATGGAATACCTAAATTTACTAGTATTCAAGTGTATggaatgcattgaattaattttatgtTCACTTTCTAGGAAAGGTTAAGTAGCAATGGTCATCTACGGATTGTTGAATTTTTCAATACGAACACCTACAAGATCAAATGGTAAGAAAAAACACCTTCCAGAAGAGAGAGTTGCACAAAAAAATGCTATATTACTCAGAAGTAAAGAATATAGAATTACAAGATTAGTGGAAATTATACAATAAAGTTCttataaagaaagaaaaaagataagtttaggagaactaaagtgcaagaatgaggatctaaataaagctcaactctacctaaactagatgcataaaatctaaactaggtgcacaactaaaatgAGAACTCCTAAGTGAAGTTAAAAAAAAGAGAATATCTGGTTGTAAAAAtgtaactaatagctaaatatgctctaacatccccccttaagtgaaTTTTAGGGTGATTAAAAAACTCTCAATGCATGAATGCAAAAATGGGTTTTGTGAACAAAAGGCCTAATTAAGTACCCATGCACAAACCAATGAAGTATTTATAAGTAGGGAAAAGGGGAAAAACCATGTGGGAAATAACCCCCTCTCCAAAAAGGAGAGATGCAATGcatgaaaagaaaaatgaaatggtaAGAAAAGGGAAGGATGACCTTAGATAAGCCCCCCAttgacaacttccttcaccccaagcattgatcACAACTAACGATAACGTGGGGACACTAAGGGTTTAGTGAATATCTGTGTAACCCGCTCCTCTATACATATGTAATACTAGCTATGAAGACCATCTTGAGTCAATTACCGAATAAATTGCATGAggat includes:
- the LOC131036284 gene encoding uncharacterized protein LOC131036284, with product MDAQSLSVMRCKRILYNVPGCNCIRSKKNERKLAVKACFSHASGRMDFGDEDMIVLRCRIHKLRREEINYILPQHWMRWEKNWYPTYHSDVCSFLLRLQNILLNSRPGVAIGILGLISFSVPVSVLLLLIQTLFNLKV